A stretch of the Clostridium fungisolvens genome encodes the following:
- a CDS encoding UDP-N-acetylmuramoyl-L-alanyl-D-glutamate--2,6-diaminopimelate ligase — MLLRNLLNEIEFELIKGSLDQDVNKITYDNRKTEEGDIFFCIKGFASDGHKFANSAVKNGAKVVFCMDDLSISEDITVLKVKDTRKTMALIASNYYERPTEKLKVIGITGTNGKTTSAFMTKKILEDSGYKVGLIGTIANYIGDRVIKTERTTPESLELQELFNEMVQENVEYCVMEVSSHALELDRVYGVRFVGAIFSNLTRDHLDFHKTFENYYNAKFKLFERTDRAIINLDDDYGKNIISDLKSKNIKTDIFTYGIHENAHIKAKDIVNSSKGVKFNVTLDNEEYEFNLQMPGLYNVYNALSVITLAKNLGISLESIVKGLNKAVVPGRCERTAIEYDIPYEVIIDYAHTPDGLENILKTAREFTASRLISVFGCGGDRDKVKRPMMGRIGTELSDIAIVTSDNPRSEEPMSIINDIISGLNTNSYEVVENRREAIKTALEIGKSGDVIVIAGKGHENYQILKDKTIHFDEREVVVEILEQLGVKKC, encoded by the coding sequence ATGCTTCTAAGAAACTTATTAAATGAAATAGAATTTGAACTTATAAAAGGAAGTTTAGATCAAGATGTAAATAAGATTACCTATGACAATAGGAAAACTGAAGAGGGAGATATATTCTTCTGCATTAAAGGATTTGCAAGTGATGGACATAAGTTTGCAAACAGTGCTGTAAAAAACGGAGCTAAGGTAGTATTTTGTATGGATGATTTAAGTATTAGTGAAGACATTACTGTACTTAAGGTAAAAGATACAAGAAAGACCATGGCATTGATAGCTTCAAATTATTATGAAAGACCTACAGAAAAACTGAAGGTGATAGGAATTACTGGAACAAATGGTAAGACAACCTCTGCTTTTATGACAAAAAAGATTCTTGAGGATAGTGGTTATAAAGTTGGATTAATAGGAACTATAGCGAACTATATCGGAGATAGGGTGATTAAGACAGAAAGAACTACTCCTGAATCCTTAGAACTTCAAGAACTTTTTAATGAAATGGTTCAAGAGAATGTTGAATACTGTGTTATGGAGGTTTCCTCGCATGCTCTAGAACTTGATAGAGTTTATGGAGTAAGATTTGTAGGTGCAATATTTTCAAACCTAACAAGAGATCATCTGGATTTTCATAAGACATTTGAAAATTATTATAATGCTAAATTTAAACTGTTTGAGAGAACAGATAGGGCTATAATAAATTTAGATGACGATTATGGAAAAAATATAATTTCGGATTTGAAAAGTAAAAATATAAAAACAGATATATTTACCTATGGTATCCATGAAAATGCTCATATAAAAGCAAAGGATATTGTTAACTCATCAAAAGGTGTTAAGTTCAATGTAACTTTAGATAACGAAGAGTATGAATTTAATCTTCAAATGCCTGGTTTATATAATGTTTATAATGCACTTTCAGTAATAACTTTAGCTAAGAATTTGGGAATTTCCTTAGAATCAATAGTTAAAGGACTAAATAAGGCAGTTGTTCCAGGAAGATGTGAGAGGACAGCTATTGAATACGATATTCCGTATGAAGTAATAATTGATTACGCTCATACTCCAGATGGATTAGAAAACATACTTAAAACTGCTAGAGAGTTTACTGCGAGTAGGCTAATATCAGTATTTGGATGTGGCGGAGATAGAGACAAGGTTAAGAGACCTATGATGGGTAGGATTGGCACAGAGCTAAGCGATATTGCTATTGTTACTTCTGATAATCCTAGAAGTGAAGAGCCTATGTCAATAATAAATGACATTATATCAGGTTTGAATACCAATAGTTATGAAGTTGTTGAAAATAGGAGAGAAGCTATTAAAACTGCACTTGAGATTGGTAAGTCAGGAGATGTAATAGTAATTGCAGGTAAAGGACACGAAAATTATCAAATTTTAAAAGATAAAACCATTCATTTTGATGAGAGGGAAGTAGTGGTAGAAATATTAGAGCAATTAGGAGTGAAAAAATGTTAG
- a CDS encoding stage V sporulation protein D encodes MIEHNYRDKATTKKRMWITVVFLTILFFGLTLRLAYVMIVKSNEYSTKAVEQWTSKVQIDAVRGKILDRNGSELAVSGNVYRVDFDLNAIREYLKKHKLTSQDIAPKIATALGLTEKEILDKLNTKLPSGADAGAAHVVRRIEKDIADKVKALQINGVMVSPDTKRYYPNNNLLSHVLGNTNSDGKGLNGVELQYDKELSGTPGVRIAEINRKSEDLPYTISSFTAPIPGKDVELTIDRQIQMFADKAAAQALSDNKAKAVSVIVMNPKTGEVLAMANKPDFNPNTPYEGAENFDGATATDKLQKMWRNRAVSDSFEPGSIFKVFTAIAAMEEGVADKGETYSCAGSVRVLNRIIKCWKRSGHGTETFGEIIKNSCNMGFIEVGKKLGKEKLAEYIKKFGFGAKSGVDLPGEAKGITKSAATITDIDLATISFGQTNTVNPIQFMAAFNAIANNGTWIQPHVMKEISHVDDQGKRVVDRNFDPKTKQVASAEKTTKLRDYLEKVVSEGSGKRTYIEGYHIAGKTGTAQKVNPTNGTYESGKYISSFVGMAPANDPKLTVMVSIDEASAGEYYGGVIAVPVAKIVFNDIFNYLDPSAISKDTSSIVSAPDVIVPEVRGMEIDEAKKKLKEVKLDFDIEGQGEYVTDIKPTPGYTVKEGSKVNLYSGSSGNYNKDVIVPDIKGYTKEGATKILEKVGLKGDFSGEGLMVDEQSIQPGEVVKKGDSIRLTLSDDVDD; translated from the coding sequence TTGATTGAGCATAATTACAGGGATAAAGCTACCACTAAGAAGAGAATGTGGATAACAGTAGTTTTTTTAACTATATTATTCTTTGGATTAACTTTAAGATTAGCGTATGTAATGATAGTTAAGAGTAACGAATATTCAACTAAGGCGGTTGAACAATGGACAAGTAAAGTACAAATAGATGCTGTAAGGGGAAAAATTTTAGATCGCAATGGCTCAGAATTGGCTGTTAGTGGTAATGTCTATAGAGTAGATTTTGACTTAAATGCTATTAGAGAGTACTTAAAAAAACATAAACTTACAAGCCAGGATATTGCTCCTAAAATAGCAACTGCATTAGGTCTTACTGAAAAAGAAATATTGGATAAACTTAATACTAAGCTACCTAGCGGAGCAGATGCTGGAGCAGCTCATGTGGTTAGAAGAATAGAAAAGGATATAGCTGATAAAGTTAAAGCACTACAAATAAATGGGGTAATGGTATCTCCTGATACAAAGAGATATTATCCTAACAATAATCTATTATCTCATGTTCTAGGAAACACAAACTCTGATGGTAAAGGACTAAATGGAGTAGAACTTCAATACGACAAAGAACTTTCAGGAACCCCTGGAGTAAGAATAGCAGAAATTAATAGAAAGAGTGAAGATTTACCATATACTATTTCAAGTTTCACTGCTCCAATTCCAGGTAAGGATGTAGAGTTAACTATAGATAGGCAAATACAAATGTTTGCAGATAAAGCTGCAGCACAAGCTTTAAGTGACAATAAAGCAAAAGCGGTAAGTGTTATAGTTATGAACCCTAAAACGGGAGAAGTATTAGCTATGGCAAACAAGCCAGATTTCAATCCAAATACTCCTTATGAAGGAGCTGAAAACTTCGATGGAGCAACAGCTACAGACAAGCTTCAGAAAATGTGGAGAAATAGAGCTGTAAGTGATTCTTTTGAACCGGGATCTATATTTAAGGTTTTTACTGCAATAGCTGCTATGGAGGAAGGAGTCGCTGATAAAGGGGAGACATACTCATGCGCAGGTAGTGTTAGAGTACTAAATAGAATTATAAAATGTTGGAAAAGAAGTGGACATGGAACAGAGACTTTTGGAGAAATAATAAAAAATTCATGTAACATGGGATTTATAGAAGTAGGTAAGAAGTTAGGTAAAGAAAAATTAGCTGAATATATAAAGAAGTTTGGTTTTGGAGCAAAATCAGGAGTAGACCTTCCTGGTGAGGCTAAGGGTATAACTAAATCAGCTGCAACAATAACTGATATTGACCTTGCAACCATTTCTTTTGGACAAACTAACACAGTAAACCCAATACAATTCATGGCTGCATTTAATGCAATTGCTAACAATGGTACATGGATTCAACCTCATGTGATGAAAGAAATCAGTCATGTAGACGATCAAGGTAAGCGAGTAGTTGATAGAAACTTTGATCCTAAGACAAAACAAGTAGCAAGTGCAGAAAAGACAACAAAACTAAGGGATTATCTTGAAAAGGTTGTTTCTGAAGGATCTGGAAAGAGGACATATATTGAAGGTTATCATATTGCAGGAAAAACTGGAACAGCTCAAAAGGTAAATCCAACAAATGGTACTTATGAAAGTGGAAAATATATTTCGTCCTTTGTAGGAATGGCTCCTGCAAATGATCCAAAGCTTACTGTTATGGTTTCTATTGATGAAGCTAGTGCAGGAGAGTATTATGGTGGTGTAATTGCTGTACCAGTAGCAAAAATAGTATTTAACGACATATTTAATTATTTAGATCCTTCTGCTATATCAAAGGACACAAGTAGCATTGTAAGTGCTCCTGATGTAATTGTTCCTGAAGTTAGAGGCATGGAAATAGATGAAGCAAAGAAAAAACTTAAGGAAGTAAAGCTAGATTTTGATATAGAGGGACAGGGAGAGTATGTGACAGATATCAAGCCTACACCTGGTTATACAGTAAAGGAAGGCAGTAAGGTCAATCTTTACAGTGGAAGTTCAGGAAATTATAATAAAGATGTTATTGTTCCTGACATAAAGGGCTATACTAAAGAGGGAGCTACTAAAATTCTTGAAAAAGTGGGCCTTAAAGGTGATTTCTCTGGAGAAGGTCTTATGGTTGATGAACAAAGTATTCAGCCAGGAGAAGTTGTGAAAAAAGGAGATTCTATTAGGCTTACCTTAAGTGATGATGTAGATGATTAA
- a CDS encoding UDP-N-acetylmuramoyl-tripeptide--D-alanyl-D-alanine ligase, giving the protein MLDLTLEEIVKAVDGNFITTNKNEHFEKVSTDTRKIEKDSIFFALRGENFNGNNYIKEAIDKGASVCIVDENKEEFLGYEANVIKVKDSKKALQKLAKYYREKLGLKVIGITGSNGKTSSKDILAAILGEKYTVFKTKGNFNNDIGLPLMILELDGTVDIAVLEMGMSNLNEIHLLADIARPDTAIITNIGLSHIENLKTRENILKAKMEIVDYFNERNTLIINGDDDLLDSVTSDSYKIIKTGLNDSNNIIAENVVLLKDHSEFEVNFQGQKVSFELPMLGKHSVQNCLLCIAAGNLLGLSLDEMNNGLKNIQSTSMRLEIIETDKITIVNDCYNASPSSMKAAIDVMKNIDGCRKIAILGTMRELGDESLNAHIDTGVYAKNNGIDLLLCCGEYSDGFKNGFSDEGCTVFQSKEQLIKALEELIKEKDVVLVKASRSMKFEEIVNELKKMNL; this is encoded by the coding sequence ATGTTAGACTTAACCTTAGAAGAAATCGTAAAAGCTGTAGATGGTAATTTTATCACAACAAATAAAAATGAACATTTTGAAAAAGTTAGTACAGATACAAGAAAAATTGAAAAAGATAGTATATTCTTTGCACTTAGAGGCGAGAATTTTAATGGTAATAATTATATAAAAGAAGCAATTGATAAAGGCGCAAGTGTTTGTATAGTAGATGAAAATAAAGAAGAATTTTTAGGCTACGAAGCAAATGTTATAAAAGTAAAAGATTCGAAAAAAGCACTTCAGAAACTTGCAAAATACTATAGAGAAAAATTAGGGTTAAAGGTTATAGGGATTACAGGTTCAAATGGTAAGACATCAAGTAAAGATATCTTAGCAGCTATATTAGGAGAAAAATACACTGTATTTAAGACTAAAGGCAATTTTAATAATGATATAGGATTGCCACTTATGATACTTGAACTTGATGGAACTGTGGATATTGCAGTGTTAGAGATGGGGATGAGTAATTTAAATGAAATTCACCTTCTTGCAGATATAGCGAGACCAGATACTGCGATAATAACTAATATAGGATTATCACATATAGAAAACCTCAAGACTAGAGAAAATATTTTGAAAGCAAAGATGGAAATAGTTGATTATTTCAATGAGAGAAATACTTTAATTATTAATGGTGATGATGATCTTCTAGATAGCGTAACTAGTGATAGCTACAAGATTATTAAAACAGGTCTAAATGATTCGAATAACATCATTGCTGAAAATGTAGTTTTATTGAAAGACCATAGTGAATTTGAAGTAAACTTTCAAGGGCAAAAAGTTTCTTTTGAGCTACCGATGCTTGGAAAACACAGCGTGCAAAATTGCTTGCTTTGCATTGCAGCAGGAAACTTGCTTGGTTTGTCACTGGATGAAATGAATAATGGATTAAAAAATATACAATCAACTTCCATGAGGTTGGAGATAATAGAAACTGATAAAATTACAATTGTTAATGATTGCTACAATGCAAGCCCGTCATCAATGAAAGCTGCTATAGATGTTATGAAAAATATTGATGGCTGTAGAAAAATTGCTATACTTGGAACTATGAGAGAACTAGGTGATGAATCACTAAATGCGCATATTGATACTGGTGTTTATGCAAAGAATAATGGTATAGATTTATTATTATGTTGCGGCGAATACTCTGATGGTTTTAAGAATGGTTTTTCAGATGAAGGGTGTACAGTTTTTCAATCAAAGGAACAATTAATTAAAGCGTTAGAAGAATTAATTAAAGAAAAAGATGTTGTTCTTGTCAAAGCATCGAGAAGTATGAAGTTTGAAGAAATAGTCAACGAGCTTAAAAAAATGAATCTATAA